From one Suricata suricatta isolate VVHF042 chromosome 8, meerkat_22Aug2017_6uvM2_HiC, whole genome shotgun sequence genomic stretch:
- the C8H1orf216 gene encoding UPF0500 protein C1orf216 homolog, whose amino-acid sequence MAAGGGGVGSGARAGRTACSVEPRTGPRGPGRPARRADAARLCSPGLGLGAPPGSPALHARPADRSGQAPFPSVSPERRVSAGAEPAAPGRARPANQMFAIQPGVAEGGQFLGGPPGVCQPELQPDSNSNFMASAKDANENWHGMPGQVEPSLMRGSSELPSDNQAFQGPGLPEGEVRSPPEGAEIPGAELEKMTSTSMICSPLEDNGYASSSLSTDSPSSSPEPACGTPRGPGPPDRLLPSVAQAVQQLQAQERYKEQEKEKHHVHLVMYRRLALLQWIRGLQHQLVDQQNRLQESFDTILDNRKELIRCLQQRAVPSRPQDQG is encoded by the exons ATGGCTGCAGGAGGCGGGGGAGTTGGTTCCGGCGCTCGGGCCGGACGAACTGCTTGCTCCGTGGAACCCCGAACCGGCCCACGTGGGCCCGGCCGCCCCGCCCGCCGCGCAGACGCCGCCAGACTCTGCAGTCCCGGCCTGGGGCTGGGCGCGCCGCCTGGGAGCCCCGCACTCCACGCCCGGCCCGCGGACCGCTCAGGCCAGGCCCCCTTCCCCTCCGTCAGCCCCGAGAGACGAGTTTCCGCAGGAGCAGAGCCAGCAGCGCCGGGGCGGGCGCGTCCAGCGA ACCAGATGTTCGCCATCCAGCCAGGGGTAGCTGAGGGGGGCCAGTTTCTGGGGGGCCCGCCTGGAGTATGTCAGCCTGAGCTCCAACCAGACAGCAACTCCAACTTCATGGCAAGTGCCAAAGATGCCAATGAGAATTGGCATGGGATGCCAGGCCAGGTGGAGccaagcctgatgaggggctcctcTGAGTTGCCCTCTGACAACCAGGCCTTCCAGGGCCCTGGACTCCCCGAGGGGGAGGTCCGCAGCCCACCAGAGGGGGCAGAAATCCCCGGAGCTGAGCTGGAGAAGATGACCAGCACCAGCATGATCTGCTCCCCTCTGGAGGACAACGGCTATGCCAGCAGCTCCCTGAGCACTGACAGCCCTAGCAGCAGCCCTGAGCCTGCCTGTGGGACTCCTCGAGGCCCGGGCCCTCCAGATCGCCTTCTGCCCTCAGTGGCCCAGGCTGTGCAGCAGCTGCAGGCTCAGGAGCGCTACAaagagcaggaaaaggagaagcaCCACGTGCACTTGGTGATGTACCGCCGTCTGGCCCTGCTGCAGTGGATCCGGGGCCTGCAGCACCAGCTGGTCGACCAGCAGAACCGTCTGCAGGAGAGCTTCGACACCATCCTAGACAACCGAAAGGAGCTTATCCGTTGTCTCCAACAGAGGGCGGTCCCATCCAGGCCGCAGGACCAGGGCTAA